The Fusarium oxysporum f. sp. lycopersici 4287 chromosome 1, whole genome shotgun sequence DNA segment NNNNNNNNNNNNNNNNNNNNNNNNNNNNNNNNNNNNNNNNNNNNNNNNNNNNNNNNNNNNNNNNNNNNNNNNNNNNNNNNNNNNNNNNNNNNNNNNNNNNNNNNNNNNNNNNNNNNNNNNNNNNNNNNNNNNNNNNNNNNNNNNNNNNNNNNNNNNNNNNNNNNNNNNNNNNNNNNNNNNNNNNNNNNNNNNNNNNNNNNNNNNNNNNNNNNNNNNNNNNNNNNNNNNNNNNNNNNNNNNNNNNNNNNNNNNNNNNNNNNNNNNNNNNNNNNNNNNNNNNNNNNNNNNNNNNNNNNNNNNNNNNNNNNNNNNNNNNNNNNNNNNNNNNNNNNNNNNNNNNNNNNNNNNNNNNNNNNNNNNNNNNNNNNNNNNNNNNNNNNNNNNNNNNNNNNNNNNNNNNNNNNNNNNNNNNNNNNNNNNNNNNNNNNNNNNNNNNNNNNNNNNNNNNNNNNNNNNNNNNNNNNNNNNNNNNNNNNNNNNNNNNNNNNNNNNNNNNNNNNNNNNNNNNNNNNNNNNNNNNNNNNNNNNNNNNNNNNNNNNNNNNNNNNNNNNNNNNNNNNNNNNNNNNNNNNNNNNNNNNNNNNNNNNNNNNNNNNNNNNNNNNNNNNNNNNNNNNNNNNNNNNNNNNNNNNNNNNNNNNNNNNNNNNNNNNNNNNNNNNNNNNNNNNNNNNNNNNNNNNNNNNNNNNNNNNNNNNNNNNNNNNNNNNNNNNNNNNNNNNNNNNNNNNNNNNNNNNNNNNNNNNNNNNNNNNNNNNNNNNNNNNNNNNNNNNNNNNNNNNNNNNNNNNNNNNNNNNNNNNNNNNNNNNNNNNNNNNNNNNNNNNNNNNNNNNNNNNNNNNNNNNNNNNNNNNNNNNNNNNNNNNNNNNNNNNNNNNNNNNNNNNNNNNNNNNNGTGATTCAGAGGAAGTTGACAGCATAGTTTTTTCCTTGTCCAATACCAGTGTCTCGAAGTTCGCCAGTGCCGGGGAAGTACTCTCCGTACTTGTGGAAAGAAACGGTCATGACACGGTCGGTGGTGTAGAAagcctcctcaacaccatcgccatgATGCACGTCGATATCGATGTAAAGGACCCGCTTTTTGAATCGAAGGAGTTCTAGAATGCCGAGGACAATGTCTAGATGCCGTGTTAGATCGTGATATCTGAAATATCTGGGAGAGACATACCGTTGACGTAGCAGAAACCACTGGCCTCACACTTCTTGGCGTGGTGAAGACCACCAGCCCAGTTGATGGCGATGTCGCACTTTTGGCGGTTCAGTCGCGCTGCACCCTCCATGCTACCACCTGCACTAATACCACAGAACTCGAAAAGGCCATCGAAAACGGGAcaatcatcaccaacgtTGTATTTTCCTTGCTCTCGCATGAAGCTATCCATGTTGTCTGGTGTGACCTTTTGCAGGAAATCGATGTAGTCGTCGGTATGGAACTGGGTCATCTCGCCTCGAGTCGCAGGTTTTGCGCGCTGCAAATTGTCAGTATGATATTCGAAACTCAGTGATACCTAGAGTTGAGTTGGGGACCAAGAATGGACTCACGTAAATCTCCATCTTCTGGTAGAGGTTGTACTGCATAATCAAGCTATGCGCCAGCCGAATGCGATGAGGCTTCATGGGATGACCAGTAACATAGGCATAGTTACCAATGTCGGAATCGTAAAAGTAAGCGACCTTCTTGGGCGATGAGCCATTGAGCGCAACCGAGCCGAGCTCGACACGTATATCGTCGCCCATGACTGCGGCTACTCGTGGAGTCGCGAATCTCGGAAAGCGGGTGTAAAAGAAAGGGTTAGATCAAATTTGCGCTCGAAATAAAAAGATCTTGGATAGGTATTTCGATAGGGAATTGCTCAGGGAGAGCTCAGCATGATCGACGGAAAGTTTTAGGGAAGAATTTGGTAGAATGTGACAAGATTTCGAGAAGAATCTTTGAGTGTAAGTAAAGCAACATGGGCAGAACTACCACTGGCTGATGCGAAGCACATCCCCG contains these protein-coding regions:
- a CDS encoding histone deacetylase 1/2, translating into MGDDIRVELGSVALNGSSPKKVAYFYDSDIGNYAYVTGHPMKPHRIRLAHSLIMQYNLYQKMEIYRAKPATRGEMTQFHTDDYIDFLQKVTPDNMDSFMREQGKYNVGDDCPVFDGLFEFCGISAGGSMEGAARLNRQKCDIAINWAGGLHHAKKCEASGFCYVNDIVLGILELLRFKKRVLYIDIDVHHGDGVEEAFYTTDRVMTVSFHKYGEYFPGTGELRDTGIGQGKNYAVNFL